The Sediminispirochaeta smaragdinae DSM 11293 genome has a segment encoding these proteins:
- the prfA gene encoding peptide chain release factor 1, translated as MIDKLESIASRFTEIEERLGEPDTMKDMHLYKELSQEHAALKDTVEEFGHYKELLSGIEETKQLLESESDHEMREMAEVELEELKDHLEKSEKRLKTLLVPKDPLDGKNTIIEIRAGTGGDEASLFAADLYRMYSRFSEQKGWKLEMMESSDTEVGGFKEVIFSISGKEVYGNLRYESGVHRVQRVPSTESQGRIHTSAVTVAVLPEAEKTDIDISPEDLKIDVFRSSGPGGQSVNTTDSAVRVTHIPTGVVVTCQDEKSQLKNKAKALRVLRARLYEAEEMKQRKERDQARKSQIGSGDRSERIRTYNFPQNRVTDHRINLTLYKLDQVMEGALNELIDALKLSITEELLKQHA; from the coding sequence ATGATCGACAAGTTAGAAAGCATTGCCTCACGTTTTACCGAGATTGAAGAACGCCTCGGTGAGCCGGATACCATGAAAGACATGCACCTCTACAAGGAGCTGAGTCAGGAGCATGCCGCATTAAAGGATACGGTTGAAGAGTTTGGCCACTATAAGGAATTACTCTCCGGTATCGAAGAAACGAAACAGCTTCTTGAATCGGAAAGCGACCATGAAATGAGGGAAATGGCCGAGGTTGAGCTTGAAGAGTTGAAAGATCATCTGGAAAAGAGTGAAAAGCGTCTGAAAACTCTTCTTGTTCCCAAGGATCCTCTGGACGGGAAAAACACCATCATTGAAATTCGTGCCGGAACCGGGGGTGATGAGGCTTCGCTCTTTGCCGCCGACCTGTATAGAATGTATTCTCGCTTCAGCGAGCAAAAGGGATGGAAGCTGGAAATGATGGAATCCAGCGATACCGAGGTCGGAGGGTTCAAAGAGGTCATCTTTTCTATTTCGGGAAAAGAGGTCTATGGCAACCTCCGCTACGAAAGCGGAGTCCATCGGGTCCAGCGGGTTCCTTCCACCGAAAGCCAGGGAAGGATTCATACCTCGGCGGTGACGGTGGCGGTGTTGCCCGAGGCTGAAAAGACCGATATCGATATCAGCCCGGAAGACCTGAAGATCGATGTCTTCCGTTCTTCCGGCCCCGGCGGACAGAGTGTGAATACCACCGACTCGGCGGTCAGGGTTACCCACATTCCTACGGGAGTGGTTGTCACCTGTCAGGATGAAAAGAGCCAGCTGAAAAATAAGGCAAAGGCGCTGCGGGTTCTCAGGGCACGTTTGTATGAGGCGGAAGAGATGAAGCAACGCAAGGAGCGGGACCAGGCAAGAAAGAGTCAAATCGGTTCGGGAGACCGTTCCGAGCGGATCAGAACCTATAACTTCCCCCAGAACAGGGTGACCGATCATAGGATCAACCTGACCCTGTACAAACTTGACCAGGTGATGGAAGGTGCGCTGAACGAGTTGATTGACGCGCTGAAGCTGAGTATCACCGAGGAGCTGCTGAAGCAGCACGCTTGA
- the prmC gene encoding peptide chain release factor N(5)-glutamine methyltransferase, producing the protein MALQQPHLQSYRDALVWASGLLEAAGEELTDTPGLDASLLLAHAAGIDRTTVFVRLPDRLSEKEANRFRTLIHKRLTGTPVSYLTGRREFWGLDFLVNNAVLIPRPDTETLVEAALEAIGAGMQEAEPGKGMRGGGLRILDLCCGSGCIGIALASELPEAEVVLSDISSAAVDTALRNRQRLLPVDQDIVVMRSDLFGGLFAMAPFDLIVTNPPYLTDDEAEAMASAGWEEPDGALRGGKEGLSLIRKIIPASRHVLRSEGYLFIESAPSQSGEISRMLQEEGFLKVSVKKDLAGRDRVTGGQWAKKRA; encoded by the coding sequence ATGGCCTTACAACAGCCACACCTCCAAAGCTACAGGGATGCCCTGGTCTGGGCATCCGGCCTGCTTGAAGCAGCGGGAGAAGAGCTTACCGATACCCCCGGATTGGATGCCTCCTTGCTTTTGGCTCATGCCGCAGGAATCGACAGGACAACGGTTTTCGTCAGGCTCCCGGATAGACTTTCGGAAAAAGAGGCCAATCGGTTTCGCACGCTTATTCACAAACGCCTTACGGGCACGCCGGTAAGCTATCTGACCGGCCGAAGAGAGTTCTGGGGCCTCGATTTTCTGGTAAACAACGCGGTTCTCATCCCCAGGCCGGACACGGAGACCCTGGTTGAAGCGGCTCTTGAGGCAATCGGGGCGGGGATGCAGGAGGCAGAACCGGGAAAGGGGATGCGCGGCGGCGGACTTCGTATCCTCGACCTTTGCTGTGGATCAGGCTGTATCGGCATAGCCCTTGCTTCCGAACTGCCGGAAGCCGAAGTCGTTTTATCCGATATCAGCAGCGCTGCCGTCGATACGGCCTTGAGAAATCGGCAACGACTGTTACCTGTCGATCAAGATATCGTGGTAATGCGTAGTGACCTGTTCGGGGGGCTTTTTGCAATGGCGCCTTTCGACCTTATCGTCACCAACCCACCCTACCTCACCGATGATGAGGCAGAGGCAATGGCCTCGGCCGGGTGGGAAGAACCGGACGGGGCCTTGAGAGGCGGAAAGGAAGGCCTTTCACTTATCAGAAAGATCATCCCCGCATCACGACACGTTCTCCGCTCCGAAGGATATCTTTTTATAGAATCGGCACCTTCACAAAGTGGCGAAATTTCCCGTATGCTTCAAGAAGAAGGGTTCCTGAAGGTATCGGTCAAAAAGGACCTTGCAGGAAGAGATCGGGTTACCGGAGGACAATGGGCGAAAAAGAGGGCATAG
- a CDS encoding RelA/SpoT family protein has translation MLSRIEKFNIKLSRFPEKERQKILEAAAWAKALHKNQKRASGEPYFIHPLHVAEFLIDLGLDQEAIIAALLHDVLEDTDIELPELRKRFGKQIGALVDGVTKISIVKAKSKSVQEAETIRKMLFAMTRDIRVIIIKLADKYHNMSTLEYLSPEKRKAIATECLDIYAPLADRLGISWLKAELEDLALKHLNPSAWEYINQFVASKKTERANYLKKIERTLLKAAAAEKIDIEVMARAKHLYSIYLKMKRRKKDISEIYDLLGIRIICSTTSECYTLLGVVHKLWPPIEGRFKDYIAMPKANNYQSLHTTVMGFDGQLIEIQIRTREMHNLAEYGIAAHWVYKQDGSRSDAKSMQELPLINKLKRWDSSKTSSDSFLEEIKADLLKDSIYVFTPRGHIVELPKNATAIDFAYHIHTEVGNKTVGAKADGQIIPLNQPLKNTQVIEILTSNNAHPHVNWLRSVQTSRARLKIRHWLNQHEENLFIDKSIIAKKGPTKGEETVLQVPASSSEKGTTIIKQVMDRARLAFKIGDEKNMMISIAHCCSPSPGDDIVGYVSRGRGIIVHKRNCPNLRHIGDIEERTIEVEWEAASPKTTRQFKVTSRMTSDLFSEIEGAVKKYQGHLIEGKLEEDMKGTLSGRFTMELEGRDDYKKVLKSLRTIPSIINIYPLD, from the coding sequence ATGCTTAGCAGAATTGAAAAATTTAACATCAAGCTTTCTCGTTTTCCCGAAAAAGAGCGTCAAAAGATACTCGAGGCCGCCGCGTGGGCCAAGGCGCTTCACAAAAATCAGAAACGTGCCAGTGGTGAACCCTACTTTATTCATCCGCTGCATGTGGCGGAATTTCTGATCGATCTTGGTCTTGACCAGGAAGCGATCATAGCGGCCCTTCTTCACGATGTTCTGGAAGATACGGATATCGAACTGCCGGAGCTGCGTAAAAGATTTGGTAAGCAGATAGGAGCCCTGGTAGACGGGGTCACAAAGATATCGATTGTCAAGGCGAAGAGTAAAAGTGTCCAGGAAGCAGAAACCATCCGTAAGATGCTCTTCGCCATGACCCGGGATATCAGGGTCATTATTATTAAGCTTGCGGATAAGTATCACAACATGAGTACCCTGGAGTATCTTTCTCCGGAAAAGCGAAAGGCGATTGCTACCGAATGCCTTGACATCTACGCCCCCCTTGCCGACCGGCTTGGAATCAGCTGGCTCAAGGCAGAACTTGAAGATCTTGCCCTTAAACACCTTAATCCCAGTGCCTGGGAATATATCAACCAGTTTGTGGCCAGTAAGAAAACCGAACGGGCCAATTACCTGAAAAAGATTGAACGAACCCTTTTGAAGGCAGCGGCGGCAGAAAAAATCGATATAGAGGTAATGGCAAGGGCAAAGCATCTCTACTCCATCTACCTCAAGATGAAACGTCGAAAGAAGGATATCTCCGAAATTTACGACCTCTTGGGGATCAGGATCATTTGCTCGACAACCAGCGAGTGCTACACCCTCCTTGGGGTTGTCCACAAGCTCTGGCCACCTATCGAAGGCCGCTTCAAAGACTATATCGCCATGCCCAAGGCGAATAACTATCAGAGCCTTCATACCACGGTAATGGGATTCGATGGTCAGCTGATCGAGATTCAAATTCGCACACGCGAGATGCACAACCTGGCGGAGTACGGAATAGCGGCCCACTGGGTTTACAAGCAGGATGGCTCACGATCGGACGCAAAAAGTATGCAGGAATTGCCTCTGATCAATAAGCTCAAGCGTTGGGACAGTAGCAAGACAAGTAGTGATTCCTTTCTCGAAGAGATCAAGGCCGATCTCCTTAAGGATTCGATCTATGTCTTCACCCCAAGAGGACATATCGTCGAGCTGCCCAAAAATGCCACGGCCATCGACTTTGCATATCATATCCATACCGAAGTGGGCAATAAAACCGTAGGGGCAAAGGCAGACGGTCAGATTATTCCGCTTAACCAGCCGCTGAAGAATACCCAGGTCATCGAAATACTTACCAGCAATAACGCCCATCCCCATGTGAACTGGTTGAGATCTGTGCAGACCAGCAGAGCCCGGCTTAAGATACGCCATTGGCTTAACCAGCATGAAGAGAATCTCTTCATCGATAAAAGCATCATTGCAAAGAAGGGACCGACGAAGGGAGAGGAGACGGTCCTGCAAGTTCCCGCCTCCTCGTCTGAGAAGGGAACCACCATCATCAAACAGGTTATGGACCGTGCCCGTCTTGCCTTCAAGATCGGCGATGAAAAAAACATGATGATCAGTATAGCCCACTGTTGCAGTCCCTCTCCCGGCGACGATATTGTCGGCTATGTATCACGGGGACGAGGGATCATCGTCCATAAACGGAACTGCCCGAACCTTCGCCACATCGGGGATATCGAAGAAAGGACCATCGAGGTCGAATGGGAAGCCGCGAGTCCGAAAACCACCAGGCAATTTAAGGTTACAAGCCGCATGACCAGTGATCTCTTTTCGGAGATCGAGGGTGCCGTCAAGAAATACCAGGGTCACCTGATTGAGGGAAAACTGGAAGAGGATATGAAGGGAACCCTGTCGGGAAGATTTACCATGGAGCTGGAGGGCCGGGACGATTATAAAAAGGTGCTCAAGAGCCTTAGAACCATTCCCTCGATTATTAATATCTATCCTCTCGATTGA